Below is a window of Paramisgurnus dabryanus chromosome 20, PD_genome_1.1, whole genome shotgun sequence DNA.
CAGGCTAAAGATCTAGAGATCCTGATTCTGGAGTCTAAAAGTGCAGAAAACAAGGTGAAGTTTCTATCAGTTTCTATTAGACATTTTCCTTCAGTCTGTTTCTCACACTCCCTTTTTTTCAGATAAAGGCATATCTGCAGTGTAACAAGCTGCGAGCTGCATATCTTCTGTCTGTGAAGCTTGAGCTGGCAAAGGCGGCTCCATTCGTTCAAGACGTGATGCGAGCAGCTGAGAGCTCAGGTGACTCTGTCATGCAAGATATCTGTCGACAATGGCTCTCAGAGCATCAAGAACGATCACGACAACGACGAGGCAACAACTGATAACCACTACCAACATCACATCATGCACTCTTACTCCTATTGGTCACCAAAGTGTTCAGCTTTGCTCTGGTAGGAGTACGTTTGTTATACTGTACTCTAATTCACCAATGTGCCCCTATTGTGATATGTCAGTTTGGGACTAATTCAACCCCCCCAACTCTCAAAAGTCGACTGTTTCCTCTTGAAACTTGTTAAAGTGATTCTCTGATAGTCACAGAGTTCATATGTCTGTAACTGAGTATTAGAATGGGATTGTTCTCAGGAAAGGGATTTTCCTCTTTTCACTGTGACCTTAAAATGAAACAGCGCTGTTTCTGTTAGGTCCTCGGTGAGGGATTGTATCCGAGATATAAAAATCATGCTTTTAAAAGGGAAATGTGATTTATAGGCATTAATATGAGCGAGGTCTTATATTTcaaaactttgaacaaacatAAACACTCTCATGAACAAAAGATATTATCTGTAAGGGATTTGGGGTATAACGTGGCATTTTGCAATATACTGTATCAATGCAACATTGCTTACATGTAAGCCTATACAGTAATTATGCATTCTTTACTCTAGTAATTCCCATCCTAATTTTGTGCACTgtttataaatacacaaagtgtgtttgtatgtaaGGTTATATGTCTGTGATCATCCTGTGCAATCATCCATAATGTGCAATCTCtttataaatgtgtattaatgtGCATATGGTCTTGTGTTCACTAAAACAAAAGTTAGAAAGGGAGGGGTCCACTCTATTTTACATATGATTTAAACGAGGGGCAAGGACCCCCAAATATGATGCACCTTATATGAGGGACCCTATCCTAAAATATATATCCATTTACATATTTTtagtataaaaacatttaaactctGTTAGATAAATAATTCATTTTGATATAATAAAGACAGTGTATTGTTTCCAAATAATTATCTTTTTATAGTAGATTTCTACAatttttggtttgtctttttttctctGAAATTTTCTGGAGAACCTTCTGGGGGCCCAAGACCCCAGAAAAAACCCTTAAATCTAAgccatttttagtttttgttttcTAAGCCTATGCTCATGTAAAATTATGAAACTGTTACAGCTTTGCAGGTCTCCCtgaaataaagaaacaagactATGTGTCTTTCAGACTGTTTCCAAAGAGCCTATAAACAGATGTACATATAATCTCAAACCCATTAGAGATTTCTTAAATCAGTttaaatagcattttttttatatataaatattattttcaaaaatactCACTAAGTCTTACTAAAAGCACCATTGTCTGTTACTATGATTTGATAAAGctgtttttaaaggaacagtatgtaggattgtggccaaaactggtattgcaatcacaaaacgtgtggctgaAACTGGtgctgcaatcacacagctggtggccaatataccaaacgacaacataaacatcagttgagggctgcaactccactttttaaatgacaatatcctggccggactgctgttgtcagtgatataagtatttgaaatgaaaaggatttcttaatgtctagtgacatttcagggccatttaatgattaattgatataaatttcttacatactgttcctttaaataactGTTGAAAATGAATCTCGTAATTCGACTACCAATAAACTGTTATTATGCACAAACAAATTCTTAGATTTATATTTGTACGTTTACACAAATAAAgaagaaaactaaaattataatttttttctagtgtatatatttaaacatttttctgaGCATGAATGTATCACAGTATTTAAAATGTTCTctgtataaaatatttatgtgcAGTTTTGTGTAAGAACGCAGAATTAAAGCAGTGTTTAAAATACAAGCAAAAATACTAGAATGGAGTTCAGAATCAAATActaaaaacaatcaaaatacTAGAATCAAATACAAAAGGAATAACTGTCGACGGGCCtttgaattattaaaatataatgcacccccaaggtggtaatgccgTACACCgcggatgtgcattattttcaaataattcaaaggaccggagtcaattattctgcttataccacgcTTACGACAGACATTGCTAACACATTGCTCTGGTTATTATTTCaatacatttgacaggtcaggtgtacgtttatcaaaaaataatgcatacccgtgaaacatttctcaacctatcagaataaagcattcaacagccctgtggtataataaaaacaattcatACTTGTCACAATGGcataattgaaaaaaaatatttaaaggcagAAAAGAAGGTTGTACTGTTAAAACTCAAACTAAACAGAAACTGAACAAAACCAAAAAGATGACAATCTGATCactaaaaatatcaataaaaagGTATGGACTGACTTGAACAAGTCAAAAGAAAGACTCAGTCCCACTCAACACCTAATAATTCACAGCTTGCATCCCATAGTTTACGTGCTGTCTCTTCGCTCCTTCCCTGAGGAGCCACAAAAGCAGGAGCACAGTCACtgtatgagagaaagagagagaggcttTTAGTTACAATATATACTGCTAAAATCTAAATTTGTACCCTACAGGATCATGCATGTGCACAGTTCTGATGTATGTTGTACCTGAAATGTTTGCCTGAGATGGACTGAAGCTCCTCTGCAACAGAGCAATAGATGGATGTCTGAGCTCCTTCCTTTGGTGTCTTTAAAAACATGGAGAATAGAGCAAACAGCAGCGACATCATGGTAGAATGTCGCACCAGTTCTGACCTCACTGTGCCCGGATGCACAGAATTCACAGTCACGTTTGACCCTACAAAATAccattttaaatgaaattttCTGCAACAGGATTTAAAGGGAATTATTACTTTAGTTTTGCATGGTTCCTCACCATGGAGCCTGCGTGCAAGTTCACGTACGAAAAGCACATTAGCCAACTTGCTCTGGCAGTAGGCAAGGCCGCTGTTGTAGCTGCCCTGACTGTGCAGGTCATGAAATCGAATCCAGCCAAAATTATGACCGAATGAGGAAACAACCACAATTCGTGCTGGCGCGCTGCGCTTTAATAGACCAATGAGAAGGTATGTCAACAAGAAGTGACCTAAATAAAAAGAAGAGGTAAAGGGAGTTTTTAATAAGATTATTGTAGGAAAGACATGAGGAAGACAGTGATGCACAGGCATGCTCCATTGGttattcaaaaacataaaatgctCTATGCCTGCCATTCTTTGTTAAAGTTTGTTGACAT
It encodes the following:
- the rdh12 gene encoding retinol dehydrogenase 12, whose translation is MMMLIMMIIVYISAGLGVFALILRLLSSRIRKYAVGGTCRSTVRLDGKVALITGANTGIGKETAVDLASRGARVILACRDVQKGEEAAIEIRTRVGGAQVEVRELDLADTCSIRAFAQRFLREVDHLHILINNAGVMMCPYMKTADGFEMHIGVNHLGHFLLTYLLIGLLKRSAPARIVVVSSFGHNFGWIRFHDLHSQGSYNSGLAYCQSKLANVLFVRELARRLHGSNVTVNSVHPGTVRSELVRHSTMMSLLFALFSMFLKTPKEGAQTSIYCSVAEELQSISGKHFSDCAPAFVAPQGRSEETARKLWDASCELLGVEWD